In Oncorhynchus keta strain PuntledgeMale-10-30-2019 unplaced genomic scaffold, Oket_V2 Un_contig_3141_pilon_pilon, whole genome shotgun sequence, the sequence CGTGACCTTGATAGCTGTTTATCTAAAAGAGGATCTAACGTACAGTTAAAGTCCCCTCCAACAATAACACTTGTATCCGAGATATTTGGTATGTCCTTAAATACCCTTTGAAAAAATAATGgatctgtcaggatttggccagggttgttccggtttttggtcactagatgcccccattgtgccttttgaccttttgttttcccttgatccccattattatttgcacctgtgcctcgtttcccctgattgtatttaaaccctttgttttcctctgttctttgctctgtgtttgtatgttagcacccagccctagtactctgagaactcttgttgatcccgatggactctcttgtggaattctgttttttgttcttgtttgtttattttttgagtatcttttgaggctttttgtgctttaccttccaccttgtggatttaccttttttgtcttggaggattacctttgttctggtaggattccttttgaggttgtggagttacatgttttcctgaagaacttcatttttttacttcattaaatacaccgtctcaagtactgctgtgtctgcctcatcttctgggttctgccgactattcgtggctcagttggttaagtgactgtttctcactccggagacccgggttcgtaaccgggtcctgacaggaTCATTGATGCTGGGTCCATATAAATTGACCAAGGTTACTGGTTTCGAATTCAGTGTACCAGCCACAATAATATACCGACCATTAGGATCTGAAATCGAGGATGAGTAAACAAAAGGAATGTTTTTCCTTATCAGGATTGCTACCCCTCTCGCTTTTGCATCAAAGTTAGACTGGTATATCTGACCGATCCAGCCGACTCGTAGCTTGGCCTGAGCGGAGCGTTTAATATGAGTTTCTTGAAGAAGCACTATGTCACCACCCAGTGATTTAAGATGAGAGAACCTTAGCTCTTTTCACCACATGCCCTAAGCCATTACAGTTCCAGCTGACTATCTTTATTCCACCTGGTCTACTCTGTGCTCTGTCACTATGgggcattatttattttagagcAAATTGTTGCTGTCACACAAAACCCAAAAGAAAAACGTTCCGCCGTGCGGGAGCTTGTCATGCCACCTGTATTAATAAACGTGAACATAAAACACAGACCCCATCCCCCCTCCCGTCCCTTTACTGAGTGACTTCCCCAAACGAAGCTCTCCTTGGCTAACACACAAACCTTAGGGTGTCTAGACATACAGCATGAACTAACTCGTCGTCTATTAATGCTCCGCATATAAACTAATATTAAATAACACTTAACTCTCACGTTAGGGGGTGAATGGCACTAAAACATGATATATTAAACAATGCTATATTAGCCACAACATCTCACCTATCATATAAGTCCCAATTTCTGATCTTCTAATCGAAAAGACATAGGCCGGAAATTCAAACACATTCCTGGCCTGTATTTGGCCATTTAGCCGGttgacacagccgttctgtatcctcagccagggagcttgtcaagaacagatcggcctcTTTTGGGTTGTCAAACGTACGTGTTGATCCTTCGACTGTCACCTTAAACCGGACTGGGAAGAGGAATCCATATCGGATGTTGGCCGCCCTGCATTTGTTGCGTACCTCATCATACTCTTTCCGTTGGTTGCTCACCTCCAATCTAAGATCTGGGTAGAAAGACACCCTGGCTCTGTTGTAGTTAAGGGGAACTTTTGTCTAGCCAGCTTGAGGATGAGATCCCTGGTCTGGGGATAGTGCAGCCGTACAATGAATGGCCTTGGTGGCCCGCCCTTGGCCGGCGTCGTTGCCTGAGATCTGTGTGCGCGGTCGATCAGGATGGCCGTTTTGAAGTGTTCACACCCCAGCAATGCCTGTATCAGATCCGAGACTAATTCAGTGGGtttccctgtcctcagtgtccTCCTGGATCCCACATATTCGGATGTTCTGGCGTCTTGAATGCGACTCGAGCATTTCCATTCGGGCTTTCAGGGTTTTGTTGTCATTTTTGAACGTCGCGCACTGTTTCTCTATGTCCTGTAGCCTGGCCTCGTGATCGACTGTCGTCTGCTCAACTTCATGCACCCTTCCCTTAGTTGCCTTCACAGATTTGGCCCAAGTCACAATACTCTTTGCGATATCAGCCAACCTTGTGTCCACCTTCTTGCTTAGTGAGTTTATGGCAGCCAGTATGTCACTTTGAGTAGGATCTGTGGGGAACTCTTGGAAGCTAGCCTCTTCAGCTAACGTCAGCGACGTTGAAATTGGTTCGTTGTCTATCTCATTCAAATGATCTTGTTTAGCGCACCCTATTTTGGTGCCTTTTCCCTTTGACATATTTGTTTAAAGTTATAGGTCGTGAGAGGTTAAGATAAATACTAATTTGTTTCAAAATAGAGCGGAGCTCTAGCAAAGCACGTCTACTCCACAGCACGCTCTCTAGCGCCCCAAGGAGTCCTTTCAAAAGCAATCTCTTAGTTCTAGTCTGAAATGATACCATATAACCTACTCCCTACATAGGGCTCTGtttaaaagaagtgcactatgtgggctatatagagaatagggggccatttgagaGACAGTCCCAGTGTTCTCTGGACTGGAGATCCTGAGCAGAGCTATCACTGGCAGGAGGACCACATAGAACATGTTTTCCAGGTCCTCTATGGTCACATTCATAGAAAGAAATACAACAACTTTAAGTGACAGCatttcctccccctttctccattCCAGTGTTTCCCATTTCTACATTGGCAAGTGTCAGATAGACAGTGTGGGGCTGTCCATATACAGGTACTGTCGTCTAGCCCCGTACCTGGCTGGGGTCCACACTGGCCTGTACAAACGCATGCGCTGGAATGTGGAGAGACCCAGAGTGAGCCTGCAGCAGGAAACAGATGGCGAGATGGAGGGACATCCAGAGGAGGACATGCCAGTGGCAGGGAACGAGAGAGCCACCAACACAGagtagtgagtgagagagagagagagagagagagagagagagagagagagagggggagctagAAAAGTGTTAAAGTAAGGCACAACATGCCAATAAACAATCATTGTAAAATTAGTGTCAAGAAAAATGTGGGACTCTTTTGATCTGAGATGTTCGATGACAATGTGCATTTTCGAAATTCAGGCCTAAGAACAGTCGGATCAGATGGCATCTCTCACtgcctgtgtgactgtgtgtgtgtttctcgtgCAGCTACTTACTGTGCTACGAGGACGTCCCTGAGGAGCCTGCTTAGGGGGGCGAtggagagggaaaaggggagacGGTTGCTATAGGCAATATGGTCAAGATGTGGTCAATCGGTCAGTGGATCCAAACGTATCCTGACCCCGTGAGAGGCGACATCAACGACTGGTACAAAGTCACACTCCGATCGTTTCACAGCACTCTTTCATCTTTGACATGTTTAAAGAATACTTAAGAGTCAGGACCATGTTAATATaactcacactgtgtgtgtgcctgagtgtgtgtttgtgcatctctatgcgcgtgtgtgtgttcgtgttcgTTCCAGGGTGCTGTGCTGGATTCCTCAGGCTAGGTACCACAGGCTGTTgtgcctgggaggagaggagcccTCTGCTTGCAACGCTACTGACTGCCTGCTGGGGGCGTTGTTTTCTCAACAGAGCCCAGTGGAAGGTCCCAGTCGTGAAACAACATAACGGAGACAATCCACTGTTCTGGTTCTGCCTTTGGCCATAACATGTTCTCAATGATTTAAAGGATTTAACAGGACTTATTGTTAGCTTTACATTGTGTTATGTTCGGCTAATATTTTCAAATCTAAGTAACTATTGAGAAGGACTTTAAGGACTGAACACTGACATAGGACTGACATAAGGACTGGACACTGACAAAGCTTTGGTTCCTACTAGACAGTCATCCATGACAAATATTTTCCTTATAGTTCCTTACATATTGTATAAAAACAAATATAATTTATAAAGACAGCGGGTTTTATTACCAGTTCCCTACCAGCTAGTGATAGATTTGAACTGTATCTGATGTTGTCTATTCATATTCAAGGTTTTATTGAGCGTGTGTTACTGTATTCTGTGGTTGTTGGAAATCATTTTGTATGATCAGAATAAAACTATTGACCTGCCATTCATTTGCACGGGAGTGTTATTTTGTGAAAGAAAacaatttattgaaaataaatgaTTGTGTAAATATTTTAATAACATGGGGTCTCAGAACTGTACTTACATTGTAAAtgatttgtttgtaaacaatggagTAATACAACATTACAGTTTGCCATATGGTTAAGATTTTCTTTATTGATAATATTTCACGTTTGCAGTGCTGTTCTATCATGCAAAATAGCATACTGTGACAACTAGGTAGTTCAGAATGAAGACCTTTCTGTTCCAGAATCATTTCTAGTCCTGTCCTTGCCGCAGTTATTTTTTTGCTCACTTGAACCATTTAGTTGTGACATCACAATGTCTTATGTTTGCCAAAGATTCTAAAGTTCTAAATTTGAGCATTCTATACTTCTATATTTATAGACATGTATTCTGAATTCAGACTGCTATAATACAGCACTCGTGTTGGTTGCATTGCTCGATTGTTTAGTTCTTATTTTGGATTTAGTTCTAGTACAGTTTTGAAGTTTTTAGTTGAGTTTTCTGTCAATAAATATTTTCTAGTTTACTGGTCTCCTGGGGATAACTTGGAGCAAATATGGATGACTCAACATCCATCCAAGGGTCTTCTTGGGTCCATTGTTACCTTGATGAGCTGGTAAGTTTGCCATTAATTATACAATAGCTCTCATGTGTTTAAGCATCTACTTTGATGTTCTCCTTTTAGTATTTAATAGGTTTTGGGCTGACAACATCCATGATAAATCTGATATCCTGAACAAAATGGCATTGTCATGGCCATAAAATAAAACATCCTGTGTGATTCCACTGCTAATTTTAAACTCCTACTGTGTGTACAGATGCTGAAGGTGAAGGATCGCCAGAGACTTCATGAGATTGAGCAGGAAGTTCATAGAGAGCTGAGCGTGACACCAAGCCAATGTCACCAGTCTCCAGGAGAGGTATACTGATACTTTTCCATTCCCTAAACTATAGTACATCATTGCTATATACTACACCATTGCTATCACCCACATAGACTGTTTATTTACCTGTTATTGCACCTTTAGTTCACAAAGGAACAGTATGAACTAATGTCTTCTTCCCCTCTTCCATCTCAAGGTAACCATGGAGGGGcagcagctcctgactgacaagGCCAAGCCATCGGTTCCTTCCCATGAGCCTCTTGGTTCTGCAGCTCTGATGAGTGGCGACACAGCAGATATTCTCTCAGAGAAACAGGCCCAACCTGAGATCAGGTCAGATGAGATGCTCCAGGTGGAGTTCCCCAGTCAGACCCAGGTGGAGATTCCACAAGAGGTCAGGGAGGTCATGGACAGCCTGCTGGACAAGGTGGCAGATGGAGAAGCACAGGAGAAGAATGTTGAGGTCCTCGTGGCAAACCTGAACCCCTATCCTCCCTCATCCTCAGAAGTTTACGTCATAAAGGTCCTGGACAGCCAGGTAGACAAGGT encodes:
- the LOC127923728 gene encoding UPF0575 protein C19orf67 homolog gives rise to the protein VSHFYIGKCQIDSVGLSIYRYCRLAPYLAGVHTGLYKRMRWNVERPRGGDGEGKGETVAIGNMVKMWSIGQWIQTYPDPVRGDINDWVLCWIPQARYHRLLCLGGEEPSACNATDCLLGALFSQQSPVEGPSRETT